The window GACTATCCaaagttgatttaaatgtaattgtgttctaATATAAATTAAGAAAATCAATACACCCACAGTTGTTAAGGAAGTCCAGTTGCTGGAaaaggagggatgtggatcaaagtgtggaggctttggagacggtgcagaagaggtttgccaggATGCTACCTGGAGTAGagggcatataaaattataaaaggactgggcaagctagatgcaggaaaattgttcccaatgttgggcgagtccagaaccaggggccacagtcttagaataaaggggaggtcatttaagactgaggtgagaaaaaattttttttcacccagagagttgtaaatttgtagaattccttgccacagagatgcagtggaggccaaatcactggatggatttaagagagagttagagagagctctaggggctagtggagtcaagggatatggggagaaggcaggcacgggttattgataggggatgatcagccatgatcacaatgaatggcggtgctggctcgaagggccgaatggcctcctcctgcacctattttctatgtttctatgtattagctATAACgagttggacaaacatggattgttttccctcGAGCATTAGAGTCTGAAGAgaaacctgacagaagtatataaaattatgagaggcatcgataggtCAGAACCAATGTGAAAATAtaaggagaaagtttaaaggagatgtgtggggcaagttttttttattaaCAATCGTTaccttgtggtggtggggggcagaggggggggggtagcagATACTGCAGTGGCGTTAAATAGGCTTTTGGATGATATGCGGGGAGATGGCGCGGGATTtggatcttgtgcaggcagagaggattaaatattttttgtggcaccatgttcagcacagagatggtgggccgaagggcctgttcatattCGGCGCTGTTCTACGCTGTAACTAGTCTGACATTGCCTACCGAGTCCCgactttagtgtagtttagagatacagtgaggaaaacaGATCCAGCGAGTCCAcgtggaccagcgatcacccggccCGCTAGCTCTACActgcgcactagggacaatttacagaacgaagccaagtaacctacaaacccctccgtctttaggatgtgtggaaggaaaccggagcgcccagagaaaacccacgcggtcacagggaaaacatacgaACGCCGTacaggtagatagacacaaaatgctggagtaactcagtgcgacaggcagggtctctggagagaaggaatgggtgacgtttcaggtcgagaaatttcttcagactgggcattcaggggagaaggagattatggaagtgtaaggtgtgcaaATGACAGATCCgttctcaggatcgaacccgggtctgtggcggcAGCCGGTTGTTCATTCACACTTTGGCTACTCACATCAATGCCGTCTTGTCCCGGGGGTCCCGGCGGGCCGGTCGCGCCACCGTTGAACTGCGCCTGAGAGGccgaggggcagagaggggagatcAGGTCAAGAAATAAAACGGACCCCAGATCATTACAAAGATCCCACGGTGCCGGGACTGAAATCTACTCCCCGGAGGGGGGAGTCTGAGCGGCATTACGCGTGGTAGAGCAGAAACCGCCGAGTACTGTCTACCCCCCAAATCTGGCAGACAAGAGGGGGcggttgggagggggggagataggggagagtgggagtgaagtgggggggggagagagggaaaaggagggtaggaggggggaagggagaaggaaggggggggggagagaaggagcagagatgagaggagggaagggaagagagaggagagggagggagggagagggaagggggggagggaggggagagggaagggggagggggggagggagagggaagggggagggaggggaaagggaaggggggagggaggggaggaacgggagtgggggggggggggagggagcgagggggggagaaagggtggaggggtggggaagggaggggtggggaagggagtgggcgagggagtgggggagagagggatggggagggtgggagagtagaaaaagagggaagagggaggggtgtgggtggagggatggagggggtacGGGGGAGGTAgataaggaggggggagagggtggcggGGAGAGCGAAGAGAgtgaggaaggaatgggtggggagagaggggcagagagtgggggggagaggggagagggaatggggggaatgtggaggggggggagtggggaaggattgggggaggggatggagatggagggaggaggaggagggagggggggagagggaggagggcgaggggaggggagagggtgatggtggagggagaggaggagagagaggaggaaggggagaggaaagggatgGGCGggtgaaagggggaggggagggggggggggggaagggagggggggggggaaccacagACATCGGTAAAGTTCAAAACAGTATGGAGCAGTAGAGTTGAAACTCATGAGCTAGCACGGGCTTGATGGAGCGAATGGTCTTCTGCTGAATGTTGagcgatttggggggggggggtctgacaGAAGCCGGGGGGGTGGTGCGTGTGTCCCGGCGGGGGCCAACGGTGCGGGCACAGAACCGCATTCCTTTCAACCCAAGAACCAAATAGCGGGGATCGGCGGCAACAACGCGATCATTGTACCTTGGGCTTGAGCACAGACAGGCAGCGTTCCTTGCACCAGAGGGGGGACACAGAGGAATCTCATCCCCATCTcccaaccccctctcctcccccctctcaacccctcaatactttcccctctccccattctccaaccccatccccccccccccccccccccccacctaaccCGTCTCCTTCCCAAACATCTCCccattctcatccctccccaccctcccccttccacctcccTTTCCCAGTCAAACCCACTCCCCGCGGGACAGAGCGGGTGAGATAttgccccccaccctctcccaggAGCCCAAGATGACAGATCCCACACTCACACATTTCagtcttacccccccccctcccccccgccccaaaTAAACCCCCTTTCCTTCCCGGAAATATAACTCACAACCGGCGCCTCTCCGTTCAGGAGCAACGGGGGCAGATATTGGCGGCGCTTTACCCCGTCCCTGGCCGCCCAGTGGCCTTCTCCCTCCGCCAACATCGACgcggtgggccgagtggcctcccgCCTCAGTGCGGGGAGCGGGCCAGTTCCCCCCAGGTGTGGTCCAGAGGGTGCACGGGGACGGGATGCGCGGTCCGGAGGAGAGAAttgacccgggggggggggggggggggagtatagtTGGgtaaatgtgtgtctgtgtgtgtgggttggggggGCACAATATGGGAGATGGGGGGAAGAGTTTATTTTTGTGGGGGGAAGAATGGTccggggagggtgtggggtgaGTGTGGTCGAAGGGGTCAGCAtcgtcccgggggggggggggggggggggggaggggaggggtgggagcgaGTGTGATCCGGTttctagcggggggggggggggggggggggtcagtgttatttagggggggggggggggtctgtgtatcctggggagtgggtgagcatggacccccccacacaccccacctctGCCCGCTTCACTACCCCTTCTCCCACCGGACGCTCTCACCCCCAAACTCCGACCTGGGGTAACATCGCATCCCCCCACCCTAactccaacccccccaccccccctctctctcaagccccccccccccccccccccccccccccccccgcccccccccccccccacccccccccccccccccccccccccccccccccccccccaccccccccccccgtccccccccccccccccccctgtcccccggcaACGGCCGGCACCCTACCTGTACTCCAGGCTGGGCGAGGAGGTGGCTCAACACGAATAGTCCCAGCGCTGAAAACGCAGCCATGCTCCCCAGCTCTCTCGTTCAGCTCCCGCTTTGCACGAAATAGTGGATGAGACCAGGGCAAGGATCACCCCCAGCCTCTAGCGCCGACTACTGCCCCTGTCCGCTGTGATTGACAGCGCCTCAGCACAGGGGCGGGGGGCTTGGCAAAGCCTTCAAAGCTTCACCCCAGCAtgtcccctccctccactctccccacacaccaaccGCCGGCATTTAGCTAGCGCCGAGCGCTCAGTAACTCATCCCAAGACCCAATCCAACACCGAGCTCACAACACGTCTGCAGAGGTGGTTTAAAGGTGGGCGCTGGAGAGGCGGAGGGTTTTAGAGAGGATTCTTCAAgtttgagggcggcacagtggcgcaactggtagagacgctgcctcacaccgccagagacctgggttcggtcctgacctcgggtgatgtctgtgtgtgtgtgtgtgcggagtttgcactctgtaaccgtgtgggtttgttCCAGGTACCCCGGTtacgacatgcgggtttgtaggttaattggccctctgtatatGACCTCCTAGGtgctgggagtggatgagaatgtgggataaaatagaactaacgTGGTCGgcatgactcggtgggccgaaggatctgatTCCATGTTGGATCTTTCAAACAGAAACCCCGTCGCTCCGGAGAGAAAGGCAGCAAGTTCCTCAGTTCAAGCAGCGTtcaaaactggaggaactcagcgggtcgggcagcatcggtggagggaatggacagacggcgtttcaggtcgggacacttcctcACAGACTGAAGAAATTATAGTCCCGATCGAAATGTGCCGGTCcattcccgctgagttcctccagcactttgcgttgtgctgaagattccagcatttacagtattgagttccttgtgtctccaattcaAAGTTTAAATCAATCCAAACTCCGTAGTATATACCGCCGTCAATACAAGCacatatgtcaagtcaagtttattgtcatctgcacaagTGGGGTGAGGTACGATAAAAATCTTGctcgcagcagcatcacagacacaatGTATCAGACAgcataaacaaaacaaattatagaTATATCACACATACAGGGTAGTGTGTAAAATttggagaggcacagatagggtagacagtcagaacctttccccctggatggaaatgtcaaagatcagagggcatagttgtaaggtgagaggggcaaagtttaaaggagatttgcagggcaagtttttttttgcacaggacGTGCTCGGAACATGCTGccagtagtggtggaggcagatacgatagtggtgttgaagtggtgtttagataggcacatcaatatgcagggaatggagggatatggatcacatgcaggcagaggagattagtttgtttTGGCATTATGCGtggtatgggcattgtgggccaaagggcctgttcatgtgctgtagtgCAGAACAGTGTAAAGAAAAATGCCCTGCAAAAGACAAGACTctcgaaatacagcgtggaaacaggccctacagcccaccgagtccgtcaaccagcaatcaccctgcatACTTGCATGAtcttacacactcgggacaatttaccgaagccaattaacctacaaagctgtatgtctttggtgagaggaaaccggagcacccggagaaaacccacgcattcacagggagaacgtaccagctctctacagacagcacccacagtcaggattgaacccgggcctctgatgctgtaaggcagtaactctaccgctgaccACCGTGTCACCTTCAAGACACAATAAGAATGCGGTGGGTAGATTCTCTCTCTATACACAGTGGGTAAGGGACAGTGGGGTGGAGTGGTTGGAAGATCGGCAAATTAGCACATGGTGGCCATTCCACCTCCTCCGGTAAAGGCCAGACCAACTAGAGTCCATGGGGTGGGTTATGGAATCAGGGAATGGTCGGGCACGTGCTGGCCaacatggactagatgggctgaagggcctgtttgggtATCATGTTTTTCTATGACATCAATCTGATTGCTACTGGCTGAAAGGAGGCTATTCTGTCCATTGGGCGTTTGCCTTCCCTTAATGGAACAAACTCCTCATTTGCattctttatgggcctgtcccacttaggcgactttttatgcAACGACAGGCGACTAGTTTGGCGTCCCATGTTAgccggtggtcgccgggagtagtctcctcagtcgagcaaaaagtcgtagtgtctttctggtcgccgcaaaattttcaacatgttgaaaaaaattttTTGGGGACAGTGGGTttggcgccaatgagcgtagcttgatttctcctgacgtcggtgctgtcgtaggttgtcgtcggTTTTTTggtcgacctgctacgactatgacagttgcttaaaaaatctccaagtggaacaggcccattactcattcctttagccctacaacagaattaaaacataaaatgctggaaacactcagcaggtcaggcagcatctgtggagagagaaacaattaaTGTCTCAGGTCTGGGACATCATAatttctcgacttgaaacattaactgtttctttccacagttgctgctgaATGTTGCCAgcatttacaattttaatttcaGATATTCCCGTACTGCCTGCGGAGGCCTgcaggatctcccggttgccaaccatttcaactccccttcccgctTCCtaacgctgggttgtaagccgcccaagcaaaatatgaagcactgttcctccaatttgcatgtggcctcactcaggcaatggaggaggcccaggacagacaggtctgTATGGGAAAATGAATGGGAAAGGGATTTTCAATGGTTAGCAACCATGAGATGCAGCAGGCCCTGGTGCAAGAGCAATCTCTTCATCTACGCTTGGTCTTGTTGATGTAGTGGAGGCCACATCGGAAAACGGAAGGCAATAGAAGTTGGCCTCCATGTGAACCTCTTTCACACCTGGAAGGGCTGCAGGGGTCATTGCTAGAGGCGAgggagggacaggtgttgcatctcctgtggttgcagggaaagtacctggTGAAGGGGTGAGTGAACCAAGACGTTGTGGAGAGTGGGGCTCGATGGAAAGTGGAAAGGGTAGAATGGGACGATGTGACTGGTGGGGGGCCATATTGAAGGTGgccaaaatgttggagaatgattggtcggatgtggaggctggtgggctgacaggcaAAGACCAGATTAATTCTATCCTTGTTCAGTCTGGAGGTAGGAGGGATGGGGCTGAAAACAGAACGATGGCAAACTGAGGAGACGAGTTGGaccaatgggcctatttccatgccgtctctttgactcattttaaatTAATGTATAGAGTTTTTTCAAGTTATTTGATGATGCTTCTATGAAATGAATTGAGCATTTTATTATATTAATACCTGCTTTTGCTCtgcacaaaaaaagacaaagtgctggagtaactcagcggttcaggcagcatccatgcagaatatggataggtgacgttttgggtcgggacccttcttcagacttgcaacATTTCCTCCCAGTTCTGACCGCACCAGGGTTTCAGGTACATACACGTCATCCATCCATGGCTTCTTGCAACAGTTCCTCCCATTCTGGTTACTCTCCACAAGATTGTCTGAACatgataggtagacaaaagtgctggagaaactcagcgggtgcagcagcatctatggagcgaaggaaataggcaacgtttcgggccgaaacccttcttcagactgagggagacTCTACACCGCCATCCCcaaccaggatggtctcaaagccctcaggttcttcctcgaccggagaagcaacctatacccgtccactgatactctcctccgcctagcggagttggtccttaccctcaataacctcTCATTtgactcttcccatttcctccaaatacaaggcgtagctatcggcacgcgcatgggccccagctacgcctgcctctttgtcgtgTACGTCGAACATTCCTTGTTCGAggtgtaccagggccccatccccgacctctacctccgctcaAGGTATGTACGAACACGATATACTAGTGGTAAGCATATCAGCTTACATAGACACTTGTGTCAGGGATTACGGAACAACAGTTACAGAAGAAAACCTGTCTAGATCATGGtataaaattgtttttttattcAACTTCCTCTGCAATCAAAGTTATATTAAGAAAACCGGGAACTTTATTAATATGCAATAAATtccaaattcagtcccttgcattcAAAGGTTTATGGACAACGGGCCAATTCACGCCCCAACCCCTAAAGCGTCATCGTGTGTTAGCACGATCTTCCCAGTTTTCTTGATGCACAGAGACCTTTTGCTCTTTCACAAAGGTGTATCCTAAAACCTCACAGCATGACAAAGCCACAAATTATTTGCCTGTTTCCTAGGACTTTAAATCTTTTTTCTCCGTCTAATTATCTGTGCTTCCTGGTCATTTAATTATCACTTGGCTCCATTTCTACATCTTCTTCACTGTGGTCTTCTTCAATAATTCTTGTTTCTTGAATTTCCATTGCCTCCCCACACTTGTCTTCATCTTTATTAAATCTCTGAGTCTCACTTTCATCAACAGGTTTATTGAGCTCTTCATGCCCAAGTGACTCAGCTAACGTGTTCTGGCCTGTCATTCCTGTATTCCTTGTTGTATCTTCCTTTGCAAGACTTCCATCTTCCCTGATGTTTGATTCtggctcatttccctcatccatcATTCCAGGTGCCGCATTCCCAATTTTGCTCGCTTCCGTTGCAGTCTTATCATCTTCCGTGACGGCTAGTTTTGTCACAGATACTCCCTCCATCAGTCCCGCTGTGTTTGTTGTGGTGTGGCCTTCTGTCGTTGATTTATTCTCTTCCATGGTCAACAGGTTGGGTTCTCCTGAAGACAATGCATTGTCTTTGGATTTCTCTCCTTGTTCGCTGCTAGCTTCAACCACAACTTCTGTTGCAGGCAATGTCAAATGATCTTCGGGTTTCTCTCTGGGTCTGgcttcacagttctctggtggtGAGATGGTCTCACTGACTTTGGCGACAAGTTCGTCCTCGCATTCAGTTGGTTTTTCAGGATCTTCAGGAATTGGAGATTTCCCCTCACAACTAGTCTTCTCGTCATTACTCGAATCAGTATCGAGAGTCGCACACACTGAAAGATCTTCAGGTCCTTGATCAGTGTCCTTTATGACGTTTGTACTCTCCTCACTTGAATGTGAACATCTTTGTCTCGTTTTCAGAGCCTGGTCTTTGCCTGCCTCCGATGGCACGTCGCTAATTTTAGTCAATAGGTCTTCATCCAAACTTTCCTCACTCTGTTGTTCCACCACCTCCTTCTTCACCTCTTCGCAGATATGGCTGAATCGGTGTTCTGTTCCTCTGGGCGGTCCCCAGACAAAATCGGTGAGAGGCTGATAATGTTCCTTAGCAAAAAGTATCAACTTCCTTCTCTCCGATTTATTTCTGATGGTGTAAAGAAAGTAGTCCAGTATGCTGTCCTTAACCTGAGGTAACTGCTTGTTGATCAAGGTTTCTACGAGAAAGAACTTAACCAGCGGTGTCTGATAGTGCTCGAAACCCAACTCTCCGAGGCACTTCAGTATCCTTGTGATGCGGAGATTGTTGTGCATGTGTCTAAAATTAGAAAGAGAAAGGATCAAAGTCAAACCCCAATTCTGCAACAAGAACATCGTAGCAGTGGGACATAGACATTTCCAACCTGGTGTccctgattagtacgagtgtcagaggttatggggtgaaggcaggagaataaggttgagagggaaagatagatcaatcagccatgattgaatgacagagtagacttgatggaccgaatagcttaattctgttcctataacttatgaacatatgaaattgATGGTACAATCCGTCAAACAAAACGTTTTCACCCCTGAATTCCTGAAACTAATCTGGaaacggtgcagagaagattttcgaggatgttgccaggactcgagggcctgagctatagggcgaggttgcGTAGGCtcgggctttattccttggggcacagaaggatgagaagtgatcttatagagatgtacaaaatcatgaggggagtagctagggtagatgcacagtcttttacttaGAGTAGGAAAATTAAGAAttaattggaacccgaggggaaactttttgacacaatgtagtgggtatatggaacgagctgcaagaagaggtagttgaggcaggtagtattacAGCATTtagatgacatttggacaggtacatggataggaaaggtttacaggtatagtggccaaacgcagacaggtgggactggtgtagatggggcatcttggtcagcataggcaagttgggccgaagggcctatttcgacTTGAtgccaagaaactgcagatgctggaatcttgaataaagggtctgttccacttaggctattttttaggcgactacaggcaactagacTGTCGCCACACGGTCGTGAGAcgcgagtagtctcctcagtcgcccaaagagtcgtagcacctttctggtcgccgctggattttcaacatgttcaaaaaatttgacgccaatgagcttcgcttgacttctcctgatgtaggcgctgtcgtacggtgtcgccaggtgacgtaggttgtcgctggtgctgactttgatgaattccattgacgactacctacgtcaactggcgacagataccagcgactgaattgtcttcagttgtcgccgacagggtcgtagtttgtcgcgggtggacgcaggttgacttcagttgtcataggttagaaacatagaaaataggtgcaggagtaggccattcggcccttcgagcctgcaccgccaggggcggaaaaccggggggggggggggggggggccagaggggacatgtccccccccatgttttgagaggtgggcgacatccccgccaggttaacctgcctgggcttgcgggaaatatggccagcgcggagaagcagcgctggtatcccgtcagtccagacagagctgtagttaacccagtgagacaggcagttgggctgcatttagcgctggattgagcctctgaagcctcgcacgcgtgtgtgagtgtgcgcatgcgctcgTCCGCcataaattgtgtcccccgtcccctccttgttttgatagtgagttccgttcttgtgcaccgccattcaatatgatcatggctgatcatccaactcagtatcctgtacctgccttctctccataccccctgatccctttagccacaagggccacatctaactccctcttaaatatagccaatgaactggactcaactacattctgtggcagagaattccagagattcaccactctctgtgtaaaaaatatttttctcatctcagtcccaaaagatttcccctttatccattgTCGCCTGTGtgatcgtaggttgtcgtaggtgtgttcgtcctaatgggtcgctggttgtcggtagcttgctgtagcttgacgtggactgggtggtaggttgttgtagcttgccgtagacattgtcatagggagggtccagtcgctggtttttcggcaacctgctacgactatgacggtCGTCGGCagatgcctaaaaaatcgcctaagtggggcaggcccttaaaacacaaatagttggagtaactcagcagatcaggtagcatttgtggaagAAAGGGATTAGTAGTTTTGGGTTGCTttgcgactcttcttcagactgaatttttaCACTTCCCTGAGGCATCGGTTCCATAGAAATGAAAGCATTTGCCTGTACTCACTGATTGAGATTGTGAAACCGCTGCTTCCAATGATGGGCGCGCTTCACCTCTCCCGTTTCTTCATTCACCAGCTGAATGCCGTAGAAATCCAGCATCATCTTGTATGCTTCGATCAGCCTCTCCTTTGCAACACTGGATAGTTTGAATGACTGTTGATAGtgaaagatttatttattgatcTCTAACACAGTCAATGATTTAAATGTTCCATTACAGTGCAATATCCTTCATGCAAGATGGTTTGAATTCAAGAGTAGAGATAGCTTGCTCCAATGATACATGTTcgagtgagaccatacctgacaTATTGTCCGCAAGTCTGATCTCTCTGTCTAAGGAAGGATAGATTTACGATAAACTGAGAATAGCAAAAGAGATTCAGctaaaggaacttcagatgctggtttacaaaaaaagacagagtgctagaataactcagcaggtcaggcagcatctcaggagaacatggataaataatAAATGGTGTACATCAATTTCCGTCAAACTATATCCATTCCTCTGGCATCACATTTCGCTCGTCTTCTTTTGTCATCTacccatctctggtctttgtccaccaatctgcctatcaaccccaccccctcacctgtatccacctatcact is drawn from Leucoraja erinacea ecotype New England chromosome 21, Leri_hhj_1, whole genome shotgun sequence and contains these coding sequences:
- the LOC129707352 gene encoding opioid growth factor receptor-like protein 1, with product MGLVREEKMKTEVEVGDGALITSPSTRGTIAPQRKQPGFVLISWLYDRLLPPSLFPSPSLSRLLSHTHRLVQTVASHPYLIALCGFIWGKVYPSPLSLPVHWPQPGKVGRMEEEEEYDSTWVESEEEPGRSPSPAGSPERPQTEDREKTWPEPNMWRRSLDHDKPRRRSKRAAMDLQRYRHYYPDLKENVEQSGNSNFMFYMNKICSQPNGYKIVDMLTKWKGKYEHLERNHSYIQWLFPLREPGMNWWAKELTIQEIKSFKLSSVAKERLIEAYKMMLDFYGIQLVNEETGEVKRAHHWKQRFHNLNQHMHNNLRITRILKCLGELGFEHYQTPLVKFFLVETLINKQLPQVKDSILDYFLYTIRNKSERRKLILFAKEHYQPLTDFVWGPPRGTEHRFSHICEEVKKEVVEQQSEESLDEDLLTKISDVPSEAGKDQALKTRQRCSHSSEESTNVIKDTDQGPEDLSVCATLDTDSSNDEKTSCEGKSPIPEDPEKPTECEDELVAKVSETISPPENCEARPREKPEDHLTLPATEVVVEASSEQGEKSKDNALSSGEPNLLTMEENKSTTEGHTTTNTAGLMEGVSVTKLAVTEDDKTATEASKIGNAAPGMMDEGNEPESNIREDGSLAKEDTTRNTGMTGQNTLAESLGHEELNKPVDESETQRFNKDEDKCGEAMEIQETRIIEEDHSEEDVEMEPSDN